A stretch of DNA from Spirosoma endbachense:
TCTTTCGCCGGGTATTGTGTCCGGGGTTATTAACAGCGAGTTTGATAAAAGCTTTCGCAGTCTCATCAATGAACGACGGGTCGATGAGGTAAAGCATCGGTTAACCGATCCGGCTTATCAGCACCTTTCCATTCTGGGTATTGCATTAGAGTCGGGCTTTAACTCCGAAGCCAGTTTTTATCGCATTTTCAAAGCCACCACTGGTCTTTCGCCCCGGCAGTTTAGCACACAAAAAACGCTCAAAACAACGATTGAGAGCTCTCAAAAGCCAAACTGAGAGGTTTGGGAAGAATGATTTCGGTTGGTTTGCCTGACAATTCAATCGTCAATCCAAACTCAATCGAACTATGCAACGCTTCCTGTTAATGCTCTTACTCGCCTGCTTTACCCAGGCGAATGTGTCGGCTCAATTGCAACAACCAACGCAAAAGAATGCGCCGTTTCTATTGAAAACCCAGTGGGATCAATATGGTAGTTATGCCAGCTATACACCCGAAAATCATGTACTGGGTTGCTGGAGTACCGCCCTTGCTCAAATCTTTTATTACCATCAGTTACGACCGGCCGGTATCGTGAATTACCAGTGTTCAAAAGGGTATAAAATCCAGGATACCTTATCCAATCATGCCTTTTCGTGGGATCAGTTTGCGTCACGTATTGAGCCAACGACATCCGCCGATGCAAAAAATACAGTGGCCTTATTTTCGTACCTAACCGCCGAAGCGATCCGCAAAGATTTTGGCACGAGTCGATACCTGGAGATGGTCAATCCGGTTGGGCAAATCAAAAAACATTTTCCATGTAACGCTGAATTTTATGTGTCATTCTCCGAACCGATTCCCATTCCGCAAGCTCAGCTGGAAGCCATTGCCAAACAGGAAGATATTCGAAATGTGCTGAAACAAGACGATGTGATCGCATTGATCCGGAAGGAGATCGATGCCCGACGACCTGTATATTTTCATTTCGGCAATTTCACAACCTATGGGCATTCGACCGTCATTGATGGTTATCAACAGGAAAATGGCACATTCTGGGCGCACATCAATTACGGGTCTGGTGGTCAACGCAATGGATGGTACGATTTGTTTAAGCCAATCGATGTAACTGACGACATCAAACTCAGGGCCTTTGTCGCCATTAAGCCGAATCGGGAATAGCGGGTGGATCGATAAAAACGTGCCGGACTTTGCCAATAAATCGTTATCGTCGGCTCATTAAATCTTGGAAGCAAGCCCTTTTATCCGCAATTTGCTAGCTGACCGCCCAGATGCTGGATTTACATGAAAACTGGTTTTCTCTTCTTACTCCCCTTGCTACTCGGATTTCTTTTTCCGGTTAACCGTTTAGCGGTTGTCGATGGACCGGCCACAACTGTTGCTCTGAACGCAAATTCAGTCGTGACGGGCGCTGACCAAATTTCGGCCTATCTGCCTTATCTAAAGGGGAAACGCATTGGAATGGTCGTCAATCAAACCTCCATTATTGGCCGTAAACCGAGCGTCGACAGTCTGGTCAGTCTGGGCGTAAACATCGTAACGATTTTCGGGCCTGAGCACGGGTTTAGGGGTAATGCCAGCAACGGCGATCATGTCGATGATAGTGTTGATTCCAGAACCGGCATTCCGATTGTTTCTTTATACGGCAAAAACAGGAAACCATCGAAAGAGCATCTGGCCAATATTGATTTACTGATTTTCGACATTCAGGATGTAGGTGCCCGTTTTTACACCTACATCAATACGCTTAACCATGTGATGGAAGCCTGTGCCGAAAATAACAAGGAGCTGATGATTCTGGACCGGCCTAATCCAAACGGATTTATTGTCGATGGCCCTATTTTAGAGGATCATCTCCATTCGGGAATCGGCATGCATCGCATTCCCATTACGCATGGGCTTACTATGGCCGAATTTGCCCGCATGATTAACGGCGAAGGATGGGGAATTCCGAAAAACCAGTGCAAACTTCGGATTGTAAAAGTGG
This window harbors:
- a CDS encoding C10 family peptidase produces the protein MQRFLLMLLLACFTQANVSAQLQQPTQKNAPFLLKTQWDQYGSYASYTPENHVLGCWSTALAQIFYYHQLRPAGIVNYQCSKGYKIQDTLSNHAFSWDQFASRIEPTTSADAKNTVALFSYLTAEAIRKDFGTSRYLEMVNPVGQIKKHFPCNAEFYVSFSEPIPIPQAQLEAIAKQEDIRNVLKQDDVIALIRKEIDARRPVYFHFGNFTTYGHSTVIDGYQQENGTFWAHINYGSGGQRNGWYDLFKPIDVTDDIKLRAFVAIKPNRE
- a CDS encoding exo-beta-N-acetylmuramidase NamZ family protein produces the protein MKTGFLFLLPLLLGFLFPVNRLAVVDGPATTVALNANSVVTGADQISAYLPYLKGKRIGMVVNQTSIIGRKPSVDSLVSLGVNIVTIFGPEHGFRGNASNGDHVDDSVDSRTGIPIVSLYGKNRKPSKEHLANIDLLIFDIQDVGARFYTYINTLNHVMEACAENNKELMILDRPNPNGFIVDGPILEDHLHSGIGMHRIPITHGLTMAEFARMINGEGWGIPKNQCKLRIVKVANYTHDTPYTLPVMPSPNLNTQQSIMLYPSICWFEGTIVSQGRGTYMPFTVLGAPALKGIYPFSFRPVSLKGMSETPLHQNTDCYGIDLRKYDTTILRKTKKLNLQWLMELYKAYPDKARFFDRSQSTQMGNFAFLAGTENLKQQISAGKSEKEIRQSWEPGLSAFKQMRKKYLIYP